From Amycolatopsis sp. WQ 127309:
GCAGCGCGGCAGCCTCACCCCACCGGAGACCGGTGTAGGCCAGCAGCAGGATGAGCGCGCGGTTGATCTCGGCTCCCGCTGTCGGCCGGTCGTACTTCGTCCGAAGGACGGCAGCAGCGTCGGCGAGCGTCTCCACCTGTTCGTAGGTGAGGTACACGTGCTCCGCATCCGGGCGCACCGGCAGTTTGACCCCGCGCGCCAGGTTGGCCAGGATGCGACGCGGCACGCACCAGTCGAGCACCATCGAGAACACCCGGTACGCGTGCCGGGCCTGCGAGGGTCCGAGACCGCTCCCGCCCTTGTCCTTCGACTTCAGGAGGTCCGCCACCCACAGCGCGACGTCTTCGCGGTGGATCGCGTTAAGCGGCCGGCCGCCCCACTTGACGTTGACGTGGTTGTCGAGGAGACCTCGGTACTTCCACCACGTCGACGGACGCAGGTCGTGACGGCTGTCGAGCCACTTCTCCCCCATCTCGGCGAAGGTCACCTTCGACGACTTAGGATCCACATAGGACCCACCACGAAGGCTGTCTTCGAGCTCCGTCCGGCGCGCCTCTGCCTTGTCTTTGTTCGGCGCCGTCTCCGATCGGAGCTTGCCGGTCACGTCGTAGTAGCGAACCTCCCAGCGGGCCGGTGGTCGACGCCCAGACGCCTTTGCCTTCGTGACGGCCTCGCGATGTGCTGCCTTCTTCAGCCGGTCGTAAACCCACGCACGAGCCATCAGCAGGCCGCCTGTCCGTCGATCCAGGTGTCGACGTCGGACGGTCGATAGCGGACGTACTTGCCGACGCGGAACCCGGCCGGGCCTTTGCCGGTCTTGCGCCACTGGTAGAGCGTGTTCACCGGAACCTGGAGGTATGAGGACAGGTCTTCAATGCTGAGTAGACGGTCATTCATGGTCGTTTTCCTTGTTGTATTTGAGTTTGCGGTCGTCTCGGATGCGTTCGGCGATGCCGGCGGCGAGTTCGCGTTCCGCGTCGTCGCGGTAGCCAGTGCCGTCGAAGGCCCAGTCGTTGACCACGGCGATCGAGTCGACCCGGTCGTCCAGGCCCAGCCGTTCAAGGGTTTCGGCGAGCCGGAAAGCCCGGCGGTCGCCTCGGATGGCCTTGAACGTCGTGGAGTACGCCAGTGACTTGGTCAGGAAGTGGCCCCGGAAGGCGAGCATGTGCGCCCACCGGCGAAGCTTCAGGTCCTCGAACGCCGGCAGGTCCCCGAGGTCCCAGGCGGTCTGGATGATGCGGCGGTGGTGCGCGGTCACCTTCAGGTGATCGATGTCGAGCTGCGAGCGGATCGGCCGGTCCGCGGCTTCGCTCTTGCCGGTGCCCTTGGTGGCGTACTTCGCGATGTACGCGGCGAGCCGGGCCTCGGAGATCTGCCCGTTGTCGTCTTCCAGCTCGGCCGAGGCGGCCGGTTCGATGCGGCGGACGTCGACCTGCGTGCCCCAGGTGAGCGGCAGCTCCGTCCCGTCCGGGTACGCCGCAGGCACTAGCACGGCCCCAGCAGCCGCGTACACGGCGTCTTCCAGCAGATCCGGGTGCGCCCACCGGGGAGCGGGCGACACGGCGCCGTCGGGGCCGTCCAGGCGCACGACGGCGTGGAAGTGCACGAGCCCGCGACGCTGGTACTCCGCGACCTTCCCGTAGGACAGGCGGGCTTGTTCGGTGAACTCGCGAGCCTTGAGGCCGGCGCGTTTGGCGATCTCCCGGCGGAGCCGCGTGGTGAAGCGCTGCCACAGGACGCCGGCGTGGGCCTGCCAGATCACCGACCCGACGTAGTCGTAGGTCTCCGGGTCCAGCGGGGCGCCGGTGCGGGTGTCGTCG
This genomic window contains:
- a CDS encoding AlpA family transcriptional regulator, translating into MNDRLLSIEDLSSYLQVPVNTLYQWRKTGKGPAGFRVGKYVRYRPSDVDTWIDGQAAC
- a CDS encoding replication initiator, whose amino-acid sequence is MLTLEDRLAARVKALDYQDWRNKVRAVNGCARPIRLSGAHQLQDATTGAVLHHHGGDIFAPCGNRRSGVCPACSDRYAADAFHLIRAGLIGGHKGIPTTVGDRPRAFVTLTAPSFGPVHTARTTRNGKRRPCGCGEYHHDDDTRTGAPLDPETYDYVGSVIWQAHAGVLWQRFTTRLRREIAKRAGLKAREFTEQARLSYGKVAEYQRRGLVHFHAVVRLDGPDGAVSPAPRWAHPDLLEDAVYAAAGAVLVPAAYPDGTELPLTWGTQVDVRRIEPAASAELEDDNGQISEARLAAYIAKYATKGTGKSEAADRPIRSQLDIDHLKVTAHHRRIIQTAWDLGDLPAFEDLKLRRWAHMLAFRGHFLTKSLAYSTTFKAIRGDRRAFRLAETLERLGLDDRVDSIAVVNDWAFDGTGYRDDAERELAAGIAERIRDDRKLKYNKENDHE
- a CDS encoding site-specific integrase, which gives rise to MTGKLRSETAPNKDKAEARRTELEDSLRGGSYVDPKSSKVTFAEMGEKWLDSRHDLRPSTWWKYRGLLDNHVNVKWGGRPLNAIHREDVALWVADLLKSKDKGGSGLGPSQARHAYRVFSMVLDWCVPRRILANLARGVKLPVRPDAEHVYLTYEQVETLADAAAVLRTKYDRPTAGAEINRALILLLAYTGLRWGEAAALRVGRVDLAKRRIRVVVTFFEVGGVQHEGPPKTGKKRTVSFPASLVAVLHPLVTGRQADDLLFITGRGQSLRANNWRVREFNAALKAADLGVAGLTPHKLRHTAASLAIAAGADVKVVQQMLGHADAAMTLNVYGHLFPDRLDEVADVLDARRTQALASMAA